A stretch of the Lolium perenne isolate Kyuss_39 chromosome 3, Kyuss_2.0, whole genome shotgun sequence genome encodes the following:
- the LOC127346067 gene encoding uncharacterized protein: MGSQSNRAGVLDEDEWLKLEERKNMLAWIEYMEITMGKYKTPPPMEIVLYPDLMDRAWGWSRLVIYEVADTTVEWPVFMKYLNEYFKRNAGSLFNMSAAARHCLKEEGRYRMIHEKDLSAEDITLSDSIKKRAIHVLNSEVKSVAAASGLMCMAEEARLMSDLRGDHFETISVFSSYIRQSALRLTHYQGSEPDSIAAALLGLVKETISVRNLMNRGNTNISVDELECGFIREATVPLLEKLENHFAREISCTVDEHASSLIRDNTVGGFKADKSEKPTRDSTVVELKPNANEKQKNTNDRGGKNNLGNGKRKRSDK, translated from the exons ATGGGGAGCCAATCTAATCGTGCTGGTGTTCTCGATGAAGACGAGTGGCTTAAGCTTGAGGAGCGGAAAAATATGCTGGCTTGGATCGAGTACATGGAAATTACCATGGGGAAATACAAGACACCACCGCCAATGGAAATCGTTCTGTACCCAG ATCTCATGGATAGAGCATGGGGATGGAGCAGGCTGGTGATCTACGAGGTGGCAGATACTACTGTTGAGTGGCCCGTTTTTATGAAATATCTGAACGAGTATTTCAAACGCAATGCTGGTTCTCTTTTCAACATGAGTGCAGCTGCCCGTCAC TGTCTCAAGGAGGAGGGCAGGTATCGCATGATTCATGAAAAAGATCTCAGCGCTGAAGACATAACCTTGAGCGACAGTATCAAGAAGCGAGCAATCCATGTTTTGAACTCAGAGGTTAAATCTGTTGCTGCAGCTTCTGGATTGATG TGTATGGCGGAGGAGGCCAGGTTGATGTCTGACTTGCGAGGAGATCATTTTGAAACCATTTCTGTCTTTTCGAGCTATATCAGGCAGAGTGCCCTGCGTCTCACGCACTACCAAGGGTCTGAACCTGATTCCATTGCTGCTGCCCTTCTG GGTTTGGTGAAGGAGACTATCTCTGTGCGTAACCTGATGAATCGAGGGAACACCAACATCAGTGTAGACGAATTAGAGTGTGGATTTATCCGAGAGGCTACTGTTCCACTTTTGGAGAAACTTGAAAATCACTTTGCTCGTGAAATTTCTTGTACTGTAGATGAGCATGCCAGTTCGCTTATAAG GGATAACACTGTTGGGGGATTCAAAGCTGACAAATCAGAGAAGCCTACAAG GGACAGCACTGTGGTGGAGTTGAAACCCAATGCAAATGAAAAGCAAAAGAATACAAATGATCGTGGTGGAAAGAACAACCTTGGGAATGGAAAGAGGAAGAGATCTGATAAG TAA